The Sphingobium aromaticiconvertens genome has a segment encoding these proteins:
- a CDS encoding FAD-dependent oxidoreductase, with product MKTETAMADNTAGSVPRHIDFLIVGGGVASAIAAETLRAEGASGAVLILSADELPPYHRPPLSKQLLPEREDEERIFVHPKGFYDERDIELRLNSPVVGVDTVSQIVRTAAGERIAYGKLLIATGATPKSLGVPGEALAGVHTLRTKADTDVIREAAGTAKRAVVIGASFLGMEIAMSLVARGLDVTVLERGSVLLPHLEASDLSAHFERRAQSQGATVLLNDTAIAFHGSTTVEEIETSAGRRIACDLVVVSIGVSPTSGFLEGSGIALEDGYVAIDALLRTSVPNVFAAGDVTSFYDPVFARRRHIEHWDNAIKQARLAARNMLGRRLRYDEVSYFFCEVGDIGFNVLGATEEADEWITRGSLDDGSFAMFYLKGDVPRALFSTGRPADETRVAEGLIRYRVNLGSVKERLREADFALEQIPTQTALILQGGGALGAFECGVVKALEEEQLFPDIVAGVSIGAFNGAVIASNPRQATQALEAFWNELAVLTSALSPAIFRQTVAAAQILTCGVPNFFRARWLPPFTPLEWPVAWTSYYDTTPMRQLIAKHVDFAALKTSPVRLLISAVNVATAELEVFDSYVDDLTPDHIVASGSLPPGFPWTVIDGKAYWDGGIISNSPLDLVVDRCGPDGKRVFIVDLYSGQRALPSNMIEVLARRDEIVYSERVRSDLHYRETVDSYRRLIDHVLSYVDPASAARVKHLPDYIQLMGDGAPTRITRFVRTGQSDEHSSGDYDFSDVAIEASRSEGYAVAKGILGQARAPSADPARP from the coding sequence GTGAAGACAGAGACCGCGATGGCCGACAACACCGCCGGCAGCGTACCCCGACACATTGACTTTCTCATCGTCGGCGGTGGCGTCGCGAGCGCGATCGCAGCCGAGACGCTGCGCGCCGAGGGTGCGAGCGGCGCTGTTCTCATACTATCGGCGGACGAATTACCGCCCTATCATCGCCCGCCTTTGTCCAAGCAGTTGCTGCCCGAACGTGAAGACGAGGAACGGATCTTCGTCCATCCGAAAGGTTTCTACGACGAGCGTGATATCGAACTGCGGCTCAACAGCCCGGTGGTCGGCGTGGACACCGTCAGCCAGATCGTGCGGACCGCGGCAGGTGAAAGAATCGCCTATGGCAAGCTTCTGATCGCCACGGGAGCGACGCCGAAGTCTCTCGGTGTTCCGGGAGAGGCGCTCGCGGGCGTTCACACGCTACGGACCAAGGCCGACACCGATGTTATCCGCGAAGCCGCCGGGACGGCAAAGCGCGCGGTCGTCATCGGCGCCAGCTTTCTCGGTATGGAGATTGCCATGTCGCTGGTGGCTCGCGGGCTCGACGTCACCGTCCTCGAGCGCGGAAGCGTGCTCCTTCCCCATCTCGAGGCGTCGGACCTTTCGGCCCATTTCGAACGCCGTGCGCAGAGCCAGGGCGCTACGGTGCTGCTGAACGACACCGCGATCGCGTTCCACGGGAGCACGACGGTCGAGGAAATCGAAACGAGCGCCGGTCGACGGATAGCCTGTGATCTGGTCGTGGTCAGTATCGGCGTTTCGCCCACCAGCGGCTTTTTGGAAGGCAGCGGGATCGCGCTGGAAGACGGCTATGTCGCCATCGACGCGCTGCTGCGCACAAGCGTGCCCAATGTCTTCGCGGCAGGCGACGTCACGAGCTTCTACGATCCGGTCTTCGCGCGCCGGCGCCATATCGAGCATTGGGACAATGCCATAAAGCAAGCCCGCCTCGCCGCGCGAAACATGCTGGGCCGACGCCTGAGATATGACGAAGTCTCCTATTTCTTCTGCGAGGTCGGCGACATCGGCTTCAACGTGCTGGGCGCCACCGAGGAAGCCGACGAATGGATTACCCGGGGCTCGCTGGACGACGGCTCATTCGCGATGTTCTATCTCAAGGGCGATGTGCCGCGCGCGCTGTTCTCGACCGGACGACCCGCCGACGAGACACGTGTTGCCGAAGGGCTCATCCGTTATCGGGTCAACCTTGGCTCGGTGAAGGAGCGCCTGCGGGAGGCCGACTTCGCGCTCGAACAGATCCCGACGCAGACCGCGCTGATCCTGCAGGGCGGCGGCGCGCTGGGCGCGTTCGAATGCGGGGTCGTGAAGGCTTTGGAGGAAGAGCAGCTTTTCCCGGACATAGTCGCAGGTGTTTCGATCGGCGCGTTCAATGGCGCCGTCATTGCCAGCAATCCCCGGCAGGCGACGCAGGCCCTGGAAGCCTTCTGGAACGAACTGGCCGTGCTGACCTCGGCGCTCTCGCCCGCTATTTTCCGGCAGACGGTGGCCGCGGCCCAGATCCTGACGTGCGGTGTGCCGAATTTCTTCAGGGCAAGGTGGCTGCCGCCGTTCACCCCGCTGGAATGGCCCGTGGCCTGGACAAGCTATTATGACACGACGCCCATGCGCCAGCTGATCGCGAAACATGTCGACTTCGCCGCGCTCAAGACGAGCCCGGTGCGCCTGCTGATCAGCGCCGTCAACGTGGCGACCGCAGAACTCGAGGTCTTCGACAGCTATGTCGATGACCTCACGCCGGACCATATCGTGGCGAGCGGCAGCTTGCCGCCAGGCTTCCCGTGGACGGTGATCGACGGCAAGGCCTATTGGGATGGCGGCATTATCAGCAACTCGCCGCTCGATCTCGTCGTCGACCGCTGCGGCCCGGACGGCAAGCGGGTCTTCATCGTCGACCTTTATTCGGGACAGCGGGCGCTTCCCTCCAACATGATCGAGGTTCTGGCCCGGCGCGATGAGATCGTTTATTCCGAGCGGGTGCGGAGCGATCTGCACTACCGGGAGACGGTCGACAGCTATCGCAGGCTCATTGACCATGTTCTCAGCTATGTCGATCCTGCCAGCGCGGCCCGGGTCAAGCATCTGCCCGATTATATCCAGCTCATGGGGGACGGCGCGCCGACGAGGATCACCCGGTTCGTGCGGACCGGCCAATCGGACGAGCATTCCTCGGGCGACTATGATTTTTCGGATGTGGCGATCGAGGCCAGCCGGTCCGAAGGCTATGCGGTCGCAAAAGGAATACTCGGCCAGGCGCGCGCGCCTTCCGCGGATCCCGCACGGCCATGA
- a CDS encoding MFS transporter has translation MAESPPARALSRAMPSGVWMLGFVSMFMDISSEMIHALLPVFLVTTLGASALTLGLIEGIAEAIANVTKLFSGGLSDWLGRRKLLTTVGYGLAALTKPVFPLAATIGWVVAARFIDRIGKGVRDAPRDALIADIAPPDLRGASFGLRQSLDTVGAVVGPLAAIALMALSSDNIRLVFWIAVVPALASLGIMIFGVREPPQHHAEGKERLRLSDAGLMPVAFWMATGIAIIFTFARFSEAFLILRAQHTGLPLAFVPSVMVVMNIVYAGSAYPAGVLSDRIGRTGLLSMGIACLISADLILAFGTTVASVMLGVLFWGLHMGLTQGLFASLVADTAPARLRGTGFGIFSFAQGIAMLVASVVAGGLWDGYGPKLTFAAGSCFAAIALITLLLWRWRIGKNAVGSM, from the coding sequence GTGGCTGAATCGCCTCCCGCCCGCGCCCTGTCACGCGCGATGCCGTCGGGTGTCTGGATGCTGGGTTTCGTCAGCATGTTCATGGATATTTCTTCGGAGATGATCCACGCGTTGCTGCCGGTCTTTCTTGTGACCACGCTTGGTGCGTCCGCGCTGACACTCGGCTTGATCGAGGGCATCGCGGAAGCCATCGCCAATGTGACCAAGCTTTTTTCAGGCGGGCTGTCGGACTGGCTCGGCCGGCGCAAGCTGCTGACGACGGTGGGTTACGGTCTCGCCGCCCTGACCAAGCCCGTTTTCCCGCTCGCCGCGACGATCGGCTGGGTGGTCGCGGCGCGCTTTATCGACCGGATCGGCAAGGGCGTGCGCGACGCGCCCCGCGACGCCCTCATCGCCGACATTGCGCCGCCTGACCTGCGCGGCGCGAGCTTTGGCCTGCGTCAATCGCTCGATACGGTGGGCGCCGTCGTCGGCCCGCTTGCCGCAATCGCGCTCATGGCGCTCAGCTCCGACAATATCCGCCTGGTATTCTGGATCGCCGTAGTCCCGGCTCTTGCCTCGCTCGGGATCATGATCTTCGGCGTCCGCGAGCCGCCGCAACACCATGCCGAGGGGAAGGAGAGACTCCGGCTGTCGGATGCCGGTCTCATGCCGGTCGCCTTCTGGATGGCGACGGGCATCGCGATCATCTTCACCTTCGCACGGTTTTCCGAGGCCTTTCTCATCCTGCGCGCCCAGCATACGGGCCTGCCGCTTGCCTTTGTCCCGAGCGTGATGGTGGTGATGAACATCGTCTACGCCGGCTCGGCATATCCGGCGGGCGTGCTGTCCGACCGCATCGGCCGGACAGGTCTTCTCTCGATGGGCATTGCCTGCCTGATTAGCGCCGATCTCATTCTCGCCTTCGGCACGACGGTCGCCAGCGTCATGCTGGGCGTGCTGTTCTGGGGCCTGCACATGGGGCTGACCCAGGGGCTCTTCGCCAGCCTCGTGGCCGATACGGCGCCTGCGCGGTTGCGCGGGACGGGCTTCGGCATCTTCAGCTTTGCTCAGGGGATCGCCATGCTGGTCGCGAGCGTCGTCGCGGGTGGCCTCTGGGACGGATACGGGCCGAAACTAACATTTGCCGCCGGCTCCTGTTTCGCTGCGATCGCGCTGATCACACTCCTCCTGTGGCGCTGGCGGATCGGCAAGAACGCGGTGGGGTCCATGTAG
- a CDS encoding sigma-70 family RNA polymerase sigma factor → MTPGEFDCATRASLPALTRYARRLTNGADGAEDLVQEALSRAWKARERFETGSNFKAWTFTILRNLFLSHVRRERRKVDWNDLAMHSLPVSPPDQEIGLLREEFGQALAALSEFNRQALLAVVEDQLAYEAAAEQCGVSLAVLKSRVHRARIAMLAYLGGTHRSQLQKSSPPYIHRGFVSPPDARRLPNKISFCRAA, encoded by the coding sequence ATGACCCCGGGAGAATTCGACTGTGCGACACGGGCATCACTACCAGCACTCACCCGTTATGCGCGACGGCTCACCAATGGCGCCGACGGAGCCGAGGATCTGGTGCAGGAGGCATTGTCGCGAGCATGGAAAGCGCGCGAGCGCTTCGAAACCGGAAGCAACTTCAAGGCATGGACCTTCACGATCCTGCGCAACCTCTTCCTCTCACATGTGCGGCGCGAGCGCAGGAAGGTCGATTGGAACGATCTCGCGATGCATAGCTTGCCGGTTTCGCCACCGGATCAGGAGATTGGCCTTCTGCGCGAGGAGTTCGGCCAGGCTCTGGCAGCGCTCTCCGAATTCAACCGGCAGGCGCTGCTTGCCGTGGTCGAGGACCAGCTCGCCTATGAGGCCGCTGCCGAACAATGCGGCGTATCACTGGCAGTTCTGAAAAGCCGGGTTCACAGGGCACGGATTGCCATGCTCGCCTATCTTGGCGGGACGCATCGATCCCAACTCCAGAAATCTTCACCCCCCTATATTCATCGCGGCTTTGTCAGCCCTCCCGATGCGAGGCGATTGCCGAACAAGATATCGTTCTGCCGGGCGGCTTGA
- a CDS encoding dihydroorotate dehydrogenase-like protein, giving the protein MRQGATSLWRGRMGPVVERFVPGRLASRAFDRERRMDLTTHYMGLRLNNPLIASAAPQNGEIKTLRALEDHGAGAVVLPSIFEEEIDAERHALERQGQLAATGSAEAQSYFPLYGGYGFGPERYLDIVRRAKQAVAIPVIASLNCVSGEVWAEYARDLEQAGADAIELNIYFIAADPTADGRAVEQRYIDTLKAVKAVVAIPVAVKLSPYFSGMAAMAHALAGEGADALVLFNRFYQPDIDLVTLELKLDLELSTPAEMRLPLLWIAVLHGRVGASLGASTGVEAPGDVLKYLLAGADTVMTTSALLRHGIPHMKTLIEGLTTLLAARGVASLADVRGRMSQRHLKDPAAFERANYIHILHGHPVRRDG; this is encoded by the coding sequence GTGCGCCAAGGGGCAACATCGCTCTGGCGTGGCCGCATGGGGCCGGTCGTGGAACGGTTCGTGCCGGGCAGGCTCGCATCTCGCGCCTTTGACCGGGAGCGGCGCATGGACCTGACCACCCACTATATGGGATTGCGCCTGAACAACCCGCTGATCGCCTCGGCAGCGCCGCAGAACGGGGAAATCAAGACGCTGCGGGCGCTGGAGGACCATGGCGCGGGTGCCGTGGTGCTTCCCTCGATCTTCGAGGAGGAGATCGACGCCGAGCGCCACGCGCTCGAGCGGCAGGGCCAGCTTGCAGCGACCGGTTCGGCCGAGGCCCAGAGCTATTTCCCGCTCTATGGCGGGTACGGCTTTGGACCAGAGCGCTATCTCGATATCGTCCGACGCGCGAAGCAGGCCGTCGCAATACCGGTGATCGCCAGCCTGAACTGCGTGTCCGGCGAAGTCTGGGCCGAATACGCCCGCGATCTTGAACAGGCCGGAGCCGATGCGATCGAACTCAATATCTACTTTATCGCGGCCGACCCGACAGCGGACGGCCGCGCGGTCGAGCAGCGCTATATCGACACCCTGAAAGCCGTGAAGGCTGTCGTCGCCATTCCCGTCGCGGTCAAGCTCAGCCCCTATTTCAGCGGCATGGCGGCGATGGCGCACGCCCTCGCCGGCGAGGGCGCGGACGCTCTGGTGCTGTTCAACCGCTTCTACCAGCCCGACATCGATCTTGTTACGCTTGAACTGAAACTGGACCTCGAGCTCAGCACGCCGGCGGAGATGCGGTTGCCGCTGCTGTGGATCGCGGTGCTACACGGGCGGGTAGGGGCCTCGCTTGGCGCAAGCACCGGCGTCGAGGCGCCGGGCGATGTGCTGAAATATCTGCTGGCGGGCGCCGATACCGTGATGACGACCTCGGCGCTGCTGCGGCATGGCATCCCGCACATGAAGACATTGATCGAGGGACTGACCACGCTGCTTGCCGCGCGAGGTGTCGCCTCGCTGGCCGATGTGCGCGGCAGAATGAGCCAGCGGCACCTCAAGGATCCAGCGGCGTTCGAGCGCGCCAACTATATCCACATCCTTCATGGTCACCCGGTCCGCCGCGATGGTTGA